The Vibrio ishigakensis genome has a window encoding:
- a CDS encoding TrkH family potassium uptake protein, with protein sequence MIPRFHQSRVYTPAHERKGGKGREPQIIMATFLLILLPCAVLLTLPVFSVSGLSITDALFTATSAISVTGLGVVDTGTHFTLSGKILLMILMQIGGLGQMTLSAVLLYMFGVRLSLQQQALAKEALGQERRINLRRLVKRIIYFALIAEFIGFVILSFRWVPEMGWGTGLFYALFHAISAFNNAGFSLFSDSMVGFVGDPLVIFSLSALFILGGLGFTVIGDVTHKLSGERKHLQLHTKIMLVATPTLLIVGTLMFWLLERNNIATLGALSAGDQWLAAFFQSATARTAGFNSIDLAQMSSASLLFMILLMLIGAGSTSTGGGIKVSTFVVAAAATYSFLRQKNHIVLFRRTIGNQTVTKALAIIVVSGLILFVAMFALMITEKAPFNVIVFETISAFATVGVSAGLTAELSEPGKLIMVVVMVIGRIGPLTLAYMLARPEKSLIRHPEEPVFTG encoded by the coding sequence ATGATCCCGCGTTTTCACCAAAGCCGAGTCTATACACCCGCTCACGAGCGCAAGGGTGGCAAAGGGCGTGAGCCTCAAATCATAATGGCCACCTTTTTGCTTATCTTGCTCCCCTGTGCTGTGTTGCTGACTCTGCCCGTTTTTTCTGTTTCAGGCCTTAGCATTACCGATGCGCTGTTTACTGCAACCTCTGCCATCAGTGTGACGGGCCTAGGCGTGGTAGATACCGGCACGCACTTTACCCTGAGTGGCAAAATCCTGCTTATGATACTGATGCAGATTGGCGGCCTGGGGCAGATGACCCTTTCTGCGGTACTCCTTTATATGTTCGGTGTGAGACTGTCACTGCAGCAGCAGGCTCTTGCTAAAGAGGCGCTAGGACAGGAAAGACGAATCAACCTAAGACGCCTAGTTAAACGTATCATCTATTTCGCCCTTATCGCTGAGTTCATTGGCTTCGTGATTCTGAGTTTCCGTTGGGTACCCGAGATGGGTTGGGGGACTGGCCTGTTTTACGCATTGTTCCACGCTATCTCGGCATTTAACAATGCAGGTTTCTCTCTGTTCTCAGACAGCATGGTTGGCTTTGTGGGTGACCCGCTGGTGATCTTTAGCTTGTCTGCTCTGTTTATCTTAGGTGGCCTTGGTTTTACCGTTATTGGGGATGTTACCCATAAGCTCAGTGGTGAGCGCAAACATCTTCAGCTTCATACCAAGATCATGTTGGTGGCAACGCCAACGCTATTGATTGTCGGTACTCTGATGTTTTGGCTATTGGAGCGAAACAACATTGCCACTCTAGGTGCGTTATCGGCAGGCGATCAATGGTTAGCGGCTTTCTTCCAGTCGGCTACCGCACGTACCGCGGGCTTTAACAGTATCGACCTTGCGCAGATGTCATCGGCTTCGCTGCTGTTTATGATTCTTTTGATGCTGATAGGTGCAGGCTCGACCTCAACCGGCGGTGGTATCAAGGTTTCTACCTTTGTGGTGGCTGCTGCCGCTACTTATAGCTTCCTGCGCCAGAAGAACCATATCGTGTTGTTCCGCCGCACCATAGGCAATCAAACAGTGACTAAGGCTCTGGCCATAATTGTGGTGAGCGGACTTATCCTGTTCGTGGCTATGTTTGCGCTGATGATCACCGAAAAAGCGCCATTTAACGTGATCGTGTTCGAAACCATCTCAGCTTTTGCAACCGTGGGCGTGAGTGCAGGCCTAACCGCTGAGCTCTCCGAGCCGGGGAAGCTGATCATGGTAGTGGTGATGGTGATAGGTCGTATCGGCCCATTGACCCTAGCCTATATGTTGGCAAGGCCTGAAAAGAGCTTGATCCGACATCCAGAAGAGCCTGTGTTTACGGGTTAA